From a single Callithrix jacchus isolate 240 chromosome 5, calJac240_pri, whole genome shotgun sequence genomic region:
- the LOC100411179 gene encoding testis-specific chromodomain protein Y 1-like: MRGKKRKVMDDGRDQRFDKRVHFSVRLMKSASTYKDIVVRKKDGFTQILLSTRSTHKNPLNREVMNEIQSALDRAAVDDSKFVLLSAVGSVFCCGLDFDNFVKHLKYNRKRASVKLVDTIKNFVNSFIEFQKAIIVSVNGLAIGLGASILPLCDVVWANEKAWFQTPYTRFGQSPGGCSTITFPKIMGRAAANETLINGWKIHAQEACAKGLVSQVFGPKSFTQEVMVRIQEITSCNSFVLENSKALVRYNMKIELKQVNERECEVLKKIWVSAQGMEYMLKYVQNKIHTF, from the coding sequence ATGAGaggtaaaaagagaaaagtcatgGATGATGGAAGAGACCAGCGTTTTGACAAGAGGGTGCATTTCAGCGTGAGGCTGATGAAAAGTGCCAGCACATACAAAGACATTGTGGTGAGGAAGAAAGATGGTTTCACTCAGATCTTACTATCAACCAGATCAACACATAAGAACCCCTTGAATAGAGAGGTAATGAATGAAATACAGAGTGCTCTGGATAGAGCGGCTGTTGATGACAGTAAGTTTGTGCTGCTCAGTGCAGTTGGCAGTGTCTTTTGCTGTGGTCTTGATTTCGATAACTTTGtgaagcatttaaaatataatagaaaaagagcTAGTGTTAAACTAGTGGACACCATCAAAAACTTTGTGAATTCTTTTATTGAGTTTCAGAAAGCTATCATCGTATCAGTCAATGGCCTAGCCATTGGACTAGGTGCATCTATACTGCCTCTCTGTGATGTGGTTTGGGCTAATGAGAAGGCTTGGTTTCAAACCCCTTACACAAGGTTTGGGCAGAGTCCAGGTGGCTGTTCCACAATTACTTTTCCAAAAATAATGGGTAGAGCAGCTGCCAACGAAACGTTGATCAATGGGTGGAAGATACATGCCCAAGAAGCATGTGCGAAAGGCCTTGTCTCTCAGGTGTTTGGGCCTAAATCTTTCACACAAGAAGTTATGGTTCGAATTCAGGAAATCACTTCATGCAATTCATTTGTTCTGGAGAATTCCAAAGCTCTTGTGCGCTATAACATGAAGATAGAGTTGAAACAGGTCAATGAGAGAGAGTGTGAGGTCCTGAAGAAAATCTGGGTATCAGCACAAGGAATGGAATACATGTTGAAGTATGTGCAAAACAAAATTCATACGTTTTGA